From one Suricata suricatta isolate VVHF042 chromosome 8, meerkat_22Aug2017_6uvM2_HiC, whole genome shotgun sequence genomic stretch:
- the DVL1 gene encoding segment polarity protein dishevelled homolog DVL-1 isoform X4, with protein MAETKIIYHMDEEETPYLVKLPVAPERVTLADFKNVLSNRPVHAYKFFFKSMDQDFGVVKEEISDDNAKLPCFNGRVVSWLVLAEGAHSDAGSQSTDGHTDLPPPLERTGGIGDSRPPSFHPNVASSRDGMDNETGTESMVSHRRERARRRNREEAGRTNGHPRGDRRRDLGLPPDSASTVLSSELESSSFIDSDEDDNTSRLSSSTEQSTSSRLIRKHKRRRRKQRLRQADRASSFSSITDSTMSLNIITVTLNMERHHFLGISIVGQSNDRGDGGIYIGSIMKGGAVAADGRIEPGDMLLQVNDINFESMSNDDAVRVLREIVSQTGPISLTVAKCWDPTPRSYFTIPRADPVRPIDPAAWLSHTAALTGALPRYELEEAPLTVKSDMGAVVRVMQLPDSGLEIRDRMWLKITIANAVIGADVVDWLYTHVEGFKERREARKYASSMLKRGFLRHTVNKITFSEQCYYVFGDLCSNLAALNLNSGSSGASDQDTLAPLPHPAAPWPLSQGYPYQYPGPPPCFPPAYQDPGFSYGSGSAGSQQSEGSKSSGSTRSAGGSSRRALGLEKEHRAAGAGGSGSESDHAAPSGVAGSSWRERPASQLSRGSSPHSQASAAAPGLPPLYPLTKAYSAVGGPPGGPPIRELAAVPPELTGSRQSFQKAMGNPCEFFVDIM; from the exons ATGGCGGAGACCAAGATCATCTATCACATGGATGAGGAGGAGACGCCGTACCTGGTCAAGCTGCCCGTGGCGCCCGAGCGCGTCACGCTGGCCGACTTCAAGAATGTGCTCAGCAACCGGCCCGTGCACGCTTACAAATTCTTCTTCAAGTCCATGGACCAGGACTTCGG GGTGGTGAAGGAGGAGATCTCTGACGATAATGCCAAGCTGCCCTGCTTCAACGGCCGCGTGGTCTCCTGG CTGGTCCTGGCTGAGGGCGCACACTCGGACGCAGGGTCTCAGAGCACCGACGGCCACACAGACCTGCCCCCGCCTCTCGAGAGGACAGGCGGCATTGGGGATTCCCGGCCCCCCTCTTTCCA CCCCAATGTAGCCAGCAGCCGTGATGGGATGGACAACGAGACCGGCACGGAGTCCATGGTCAGCCACCGGCGGGAGCGAGCCCGACGCCGGAACCGTGAAGAGG CTGGCCGGACCAATGGGCACCCAAGGGGGGACCGGCGGCGGGACCTGGGGCTGCCCCCTGACAGCGCGTCCACCGTGCTGAGCAGTGAACTTGAATCCAGCAGCTTCATCGACTCAGACGAGGATGACAACACAAGCCG acTGAGCAGCTCCACGGAGCAGAGCACCTCCTCCCGGCTCATTCGGAAACACAAGCGCCGGCGGCGGAAGCAGCGCCTGCGACAGGCAGACCGC GCCTCTTCCTTTAGCAGCATCACGGACTCTACCATGTCCCTGAACATCATCACCGTCACGCTCAACATGG AGAGGCACCACTTCCTGGGCATCAGCATCGTGGGGCAGAGCAATGACCGAGGAGACGGCGGCATCTACATCGGCTCCATCATGAAGGGCGGGGCTGTGGCTGCCGACGGCCGCATCGAGCCGGGGGACATGCTGCTGCAG gtgAATGACATCAACTTTGAGAGCATGAGCAACGACGACGCTGTGCGGGTGCTGCGGGAGATCGTGTCCCAGACGGG GCCCATCAGCCTCACGGTGGCCAAGTGCTGGGACCCGACCCCCCGGAGCTACTTCACCATCCCTCGGG CTGACCCAGTTCGGCCCATCGACCCTGCCGCCTGGCTGTCCCACACGGCGGCGCTGACCGGAGCCCTGCCCCGCTACG AACTGGAGGAGGCGCCGCTGACCGTGAAGAGTGACATGGGTGCCGTGGTGCGTGTCATGCAGCTGCCGGACTCAGGCCTGGAGATCAGGGACCGCATGTGGCTCAAGATCACCATCGCCAATGCTGTCATTG GGGCGGACGTGGTGGACTGGCTGTACACGCACGTGGAGGGCTTCAAGGAGCGGCGGGAGGCCCGCAAGTACGCCAGCAGCATGCTGAAGCGTGGCTTCCTGCGGCACACCGTGAACAAGATCACCTTCTCAGAGCAGTGCTACTACGTCTTCGGGGACCTGTGCAGCA ATCTCGCAGCCCTGAACCTCAACAGTGGTTCCAGTGGGGCCTCGGATCAGGACACGCTGGCCCCACTGCCCCATCCCGCTGCCCCCTGGCCCCTGAGTCAGGGCTACCCCTACCAGTACCCGGGCCCCCCGCCCTGCTTCCCGCCCGCGTACCAGGACCCTGGCTTCAGCTACGGCAGCGGCAGTGCTGGCAGTCAGCAGAGTGAAG GAAGCAAAAGCAGTGGGTCCACCCGGAGCGCCGGTGGCAGCAGCCGGCGGGCACTGGGCCTCGAAAAGGAGCACCGGGCGGCTGGAGCTGGAGGCAGTGGCAGTGAGTCGGACCACGCAGCACCGAGCGGGgtggctggcagcagctggagggaGCGTCCAGCTAGTCAGCTCAGCCGGGGCAGCAGCCCGCACAGCCAGGCCTCGGCTGCCGCCCCGGGGCTCCCCCCGCTGTACCCCCTGACAAAAGCATACTCAGCAGTGggggggccgcctggggggcCGCCCATCCGGGAGCTGGCTGCTGTTCCCCCAGAGCTGACGGGCAGCCGCCAGTCCTTCCAGAAGGCCATGGGAAACCCCTGTGAATTTTTTGTTGACATCATGTGA
- the DVL1 gene encoding segment polarity protein dishevelled homolog DVL-1 isoform X5 yields MAETKIIYHMDEEETPYLVKLPVAPERVTLADFKNVLSNRPVHAYKFFFKSMDQDFGVVKEEISDDNAKLPCFNGRVVSWLVLAEGAHSDAGSQSTDGHTDLPPPLERTGGIGDSRPPSFHPNVASSRDGMDNETGTESMVSHRRERARRRNREEAGRTNGHPRGDRRRDLGLPPDSASTVLSSELESSSFIDSDEDDNTSRLSSSTEQSTSSRLIRKHKRRRRKQRLRQADRASSFSSITDSTMSLNIITVTLNMERHHFLGISIVGQSNDRGDGGIYIGSIMKGGAVAADGRIEPGDMLLQVNDINFESMSNDDAVRVLREIVSQTGPISLTVAKCWDPTPRSYFTIPRADPVRPIDPAAWLSHTAALTGALPRYGTSPCSSAVTRTSSSSLTSSVPGAPQLEEAPLTVKSDMGAVVRVMQLPDSGLEIRDRMWLKITIANAVIGADVVDWLYTHVEGFKERREARKYASSMLKRGFLRHTVNKITFSEQCYYVFGDLCSNLAALNLNSGSSGASDQDTLAPLPHPAAPWPLSQGYPYQYPGPPPCFPPAYQDPGFSYGSGSAGSQQSEALD; encoded by the exons ATGGCGGAGACCAAGATCATCTATCACATGGATGAGGAGGAGACGCCGTACCTGGTCAAGCTGCCCGTGGCGCCCGAGCGCGTCACGCTGGCCGACTTCAAGAATGTGCTCAGCAACCGGCCCGTGCACGCTTACAAATTCTTCTTCAAGTCCATGGACCAGGACTTCGG GGTGGTGAAGGAGGAGATCTCTGACGATAATGCCAAGCTGCCCTGCTTCAACGGCCGCGTGGTCTCCTGG CTGGTCCTGGCTGAGGGCGCACACTCGGACGCAGGGTCTCAGAGCACCGACGGCCACACAGACCTGCCCCCGCCTCTCGAGAGGACAGGCGGCATTGGGGATTCCCGGCCCCCCTCTTTCCA CCCCAATGTAGCCAGCAGCCGTGATGGGATGGACAACGAGACCGGCACGGAGTCCATGGTCAGCCACCGGCGGGAGCGAGCCCGACGCCGGAACCGTGAAGAGG CTGGCCGGACCAATGGGCACCCAAGGGGGGACCGGCGGCGGGACCTGGGGCTGCCCCCTGACAGCGCGTCCACCGTGCTGAGCAGTGAACTTGAATCCAGCAGCTTCATCGACTCAGACGAGGATGACAACACAAGCCG acTGAGCAGCTCCACGGAGCAGAGCACCTCCTCCCGGCTCATTCGGAAACACAAGCGCCGGCGGCGGAAGCAGCGCCTGCGACAGGCAGACCGC GCCTCTTCCTTTAGCAGCATCACGGACTCTACCATGTCCCTGAACATCATCACCGTCACGCTCAACATGG AGAGGCACCACTTCCTGGGCATCAGCATCGTGGGGCAGAGCAATGACCGAGGAGACGGCGGCATCTACATCGGCTCCATCATGAAGGGCGGGGCTGTGGCTGCCGACGGCCGCATCGAGCCGGGGGACATGCTGCTGCAG gtgAATGACATCAACTTTGAGAGCATGAGCAACGACGACGCTGTGCGGGTGCTGCGGGAGATCGTGTCCCAGACGGG GCCCATCAGCCTCACGGTGGCCAAGTGCTGGGACCCGACCCCCCGGAGCTACTTCACCATCCCTCGGG CTGACCCAGTTCGGCCCATCGACCCTGCCGCCTGGCTGTCCCACACGGCGGCGCTGACCGGAGCCCTGCCCCGCTACGGTACGAGCCCCTGCTCCAGCGCCGTCACGCGCACCAGCTCCTCCTCACTAACCAGCTCTGTGCCCGGCGCTCCGC AACTGGAGGAGGCGCCGCTGACCGTGAAGAGTGACATGGGTGCCGTGGTGCGTGTCATGCAGCTGCCGGACTCAGGCCTGGAGATCAGGGACCGCATGTGGCTCAAGATCACCATCGCCAATGCTGTCATTG GGGCGGACGTGGTGGACTGGCTGTACACGCACGTGGAGGGCTTCAAGGAGCGGCGGGAGGCCCGCAAGTACGCCAGCAGCATGCTGAAGCGTGGCTTCCTGCGGCACACCGTGAACAAGATCACCTTCTCAGAGCAGTGCTACTACGTCTTCGGGGACCTGTGCAGCA ATCTCGCAGCCCTGAACCTCAACAGTGGTTCCAGTGGGGCCTCGGATCAGGACACGCTGGCCCCACTGCCCCATCCCGCTGCCCCCTGGCCCCTGAGTCAGGGCTACCCCTACCAGTACCCGGGCCCCCCGCCCTGCTTCCCGCCCGCGTACCAGGACCCTGGCTTCAGCTACGGCAGCGGCAGTGCTGGCAGTCAGCAGAGTGAAG CCTTAGACTGA
- the DVL1 gene encoding segment polarity protein dishevelled homolog DVL-1 isoform X1, producing MAETKIIYHMDEEETPYLVKLPVAPERVTLADFKNVLSNRPVHAYKFFFKSMDQDFGVVKEEISDDNAKLPCFNGRVVSWLVLAEGAHSDAGSQSTDGHTDLPPPLERTGGIGDSRPPSFHPNVASSRDGMDNETGTESMVSHRRERARRRNREEAGRTNGHPRGDRRRDLGLPPDSASTVLSSELESSSFIDSDEDDNTSRLSSSTEQSTSSRLIRKHKRRRRKQRLRQADRASSFSSITDSTMSLNIITVTLNMERHHFLGISIVGQSNDRGDGGIYIGSIMKGGAVAADGRIEPGDMLLQVNDINFESMSNDDAVRVLREIVSQTGPISLTVAKCWDPTPRSYFTIPRADPVRPIDPAAWLSHTAALTGALPRYGTSPCSSAVTRTSSSSLTSSVPGAPQLEEAPLTVKSDMGAVVRVMQLPDSGLEIRDRMWLKITIANAVIGADVVDWLYTHVEGFKERREARKYASSMLKRGFLRHTVNKITFSEQCYYVFGDLCSSERGAAGQGVPGGPAQPALTHPPLPPDLAALNLNSGSSGASDQDTLAPLPHPAAPWPLSQGYPYQYPGPPPCFPPAYQDPGFSYGSGSAGSQQSEGSKSSGSTRSAGGSSRRALGLEKEHRAAGAGGSGSESDHAAPSGVAGSSWRERPASQLSRGSSPHSQASAAAPGLPPLYPLTKAYSAVGGPPGGPPIRELAAVPPELTGSRQSFQKAMGNPCEFFVDIM from the exons ATGGCGGAGACCAAGATCATCTATCACATGGATGAGGAGGAGACGCCGTACCTGGTCAAGCTGCCCGTGGCGCCCGAGCGCGTCACGCTGGCCGACTTCAAGAATGTGCTCAGCAACCGGCCCGTGCACGCTTACAAATTCTTCTTCAAGTCCATGGACCAGGACTTCGG GGTGGTGAAGGAGGAGATCTCTGACGATAATGCCAAGCTGCCCTGCTTCAACGGCCGCGTGGTCTCCTGG CTGGTCCTGGCTGAGGGCGCACACTCGGACGCAGGGTCTCAGAGCACCGACGGCCACACAGACCTGCCCCCGCCTCTCGAGAGGACAGGCGGCATTGGGGATTCCCGGCCCCCCTCTTTCCA CCCCAATGTAGCCAGCAGCCGTGATGGGATGGACAACGAGACCGGCACGGAGTCCATGGTCAGCCACCGGCGGGAGCGAGCCCGACGCCGGAACCGTGAAGAGG CTGGCCGGACCAATGGGCACCCAAGGGGGGACCGGCGGCGGGACCTGGGGCTGCCCCCTGACAGCGCGTCCACCGTGCTGAGCAGTGAACTTGAATCCAGCAGCTTCATCGACTCAGACGAGGATGACAACACAAGCCG acTGAGCAGCTCCACGGAGCAGAGCACCTCCTCCCGGCTCATTCGGAAACACAAGCGCCGGCGGCGGAAGCAGCGCCTGCGACAGGCAGACCGC GCCTCTTCCTTTAGCAGCATCACGGACTCTACCATGTCCCTGAACATCATCACCGTCACGCTCAACATGG AGAGGCACCACTTCCTGGGCATCAGCATCGTGGGGCAGAGCAATGACCGAGGAGACGGCGGCATCTACATCGGCTCCATCATGAAGGGCGGGGCTGTGGCTGCCGACGGCCGCATCGAGCCGGGGGACATGCTGCTGCAG gtgAATGACATCAACTTTGAGAGCATGAGCAACGACGACGCTGTGCGGGTGCTGCGGGAGATCGTGTCCCAGACGGG GCCCATCAGCCTCACGGTGGCCAAGTGCTGGGACCCGACCCCCCGGAGCTACTTCACCATCCCTCGGG CTGACCCAGTTCGGCCCATCGACCCTGCCGCCTGGCTGTCCCACACGGCGGCGCTGACCGGAGCCCTGCCCCGCTACGGTACGAGCCCCTGCTCCAGCGCCGTCACGCGCACCAGCTCCTCCTCACTAACCAGCTCTGTGCCCGGCGCTCCGC AACTGGAGGAGGCGCCGCTGACCGTGAAGAGTGACATGGGTGCCGTGGTGCGTGTCATGCAGCTGCCGGACTCAGGCCTGGAGATCAGGGACCGCATGTGGCTCAAGATCACCATCGCCAATGCTGTCATTG GGGCGGACGTGGTGGACTGGCTGTACACGCACGTGGAGGGCTTCAAGGAGCGGCGGGAGGCCCGCAAGTACGCCAGCAGCATGCTGAAGCGTGGCTTCCTGCGGCACACCGTGAACAAGATCACCTTCTCAGAGCAGTGCTACTACGTCTTCGGGGACCTGTGCAGCAGTGAGCGAGGGGCTGCGGGGCAGGGGGTCCCCGGAGGGCCTGCCCAGCCCGCCCtcacccaccctcccctcccgccAGATCTCGCAGCCCTGAACCTCAACAGTGGTTCCAGTGGGGCCTCGGATCAGGACACGCTGGCCCCACTGCCCCATCCCGCTGCCCCCTGGCCCCTGAGTCAGGGCTACCCCTACCAGTACCCGGGCCCCCCGCCCTGCTTCCCGCCCGCGTACCAGGACCCTGGCTTCAGCTACGGCAGCGGCAGTGCTGGCAGTCAGCAGAGTGAAG GAAGCAAAAGCAGTGGGTCCACCCGGAGCGCCGGTGGCAGCAGCCGGCGGGCACTGGGCCTCGAAAAGGAGCACCGGGCGGCTGGAGCTGGAGGCAGTGGCAGTGAGTCGGACCACGCAGCACCGAGCGGGgtggctggcagcagctggagggaGCGTCCAGCTAGTCAGCTCAGCCGGGGCAGCAGCCCGCACAGCCAGGCCTCGGCTGCCGCCCCGGGGCTCCCCCCGCTGTACCCCCTGACAAAAGCATACTCAGCAGTGggggggccgcctggggggcCGCCCATCCGGGAGCTGGCTGCTGTTCCCCCAGAGCTGACGGGCAGCCGCCAGTCCTTCCAGAAGGCCATGGGAAACCCCTGTGAATTTTTTGTTGACATCATGTGA
- the DVL1 gene encoding segment polarity protein dishevelled homolog DVL-1 isoform X3, giving the protein MAETKIIYHMDEEETPYLVKLPVAPERVTLADFKNVLSNRPVHAYKFFFKSMDQDFGVVKEEISDDNAKLPCFNGRVVSWLVLAEGAHSDAGSQSTDGHTDLPPPLERTGGIGDSRPPSFHPNVASSRDGMDNETGTESMVSHRRERARRRNREEAGRTNGHPRGDRRRDLGLPPDSASTVLSSELESSSFIDSDEDDNTSRLSSSTEQSTSSRLIRKHKRRRRKQRLRQADRASSFSSITDSTMSLNIITVTLNMERHHFLGISIVGQSNDRGDGGIYIGSIMKGGAVAADGRIEPGDMLLQVNDINFESMSNDDAVRVLREIVSQTGPISLTVAKCWDPTPRSYFTIPRADPVRPIDPAAWLSHTAALTGALPRYGTSPCSSAVTRTSSSSLTSSVPGAPQLEEAPLTVKSDMGAVVRVMQLPDSGLEIRDRMWLKITIANAVIGADVVDWLYTHVEGFKERREARKYASSMLKRGFLRHTVNKITFSEQCYYVFGDLCSNLAALNLNSGSSGASDQDTLAPLPHPAAPWPLSQGYPYQYPGPPPCFPPAYQDPGFSYGSGSAGSQQSEGSKSSGSTRSAGGSSRRALGLEKEHRAAGAGGSGSESDHAAPSGVAGSSWRERPASQLSRGSSPHSQASAAAPGLPPLYPLTKAYSAVGGPPGGPPIRELAAVPPELTGSRQSFQKAMGNPCEFFVDIM; this is encoded by the exons ATGGCGGAGACCAAGATCATCTATCACATGGATGAGGAGGAGACGCCGTACCTGGTCAAGCTGCCCGTGGCGCCCGAGCGCGTCACGCTGGCCGACTTCAAGAATGTGCTCAGCAACCGGCCCGTGCACGCTTACAAATTCTTCTTCAAGTCCATGGACCAGGACTTCGG GGTGGTGAAGGAGGAGATCTCTGACGATAATGCCAAGCTGCCCTGCTTCAACGGCCGCGTGGTCTCCTGG CTGGTCCTGGCTGAGGGCGCACACTCGGACGCAGGGTCTCAGAGCACCGACGGCCACACAGACCTGCCCCCGCCTCTCGAGAGGACAGGCGGCATTGGGGATTCCCGGCCCCCCTCTTTCCA CCCCAATGTAGCCAGCAGCCGTGATGGGATGGACAACGAGACCGGCACGGAGTCCATGGTCAGCCACCGGCGGGAGCGAGCCCGACGCCGGAACCGTGAAGAGG CTGGCCGGACCAATGGGCACCCAAGGGGGGACCGGCGGCGGGACCTGGGGCTGCCCCCTGACAGCGCGTCCACCGTGCTGAGCAGTGAACTTGAATCCAGCAGCTTCATCGACTCAGACGAGGATGACAACACAAGCCG acTGAGCAGCTCCACGGAGCAGAGCACCTCCTCCCGGCTCATTCGGAAACACAAGCGCCGGCGGCGGAAGCAGCGCCTGCGACAGGCAGACCGC GCCTCTTCCTTTAGCAGCATCACGGACTCTACCATGTCCCTGAACATCATCACCGTCACGCTCAACATGG AGAGGCACCACTTCCTGGGCATCAGCATCGTGGGGCAGAGCAATGACCGAGGAGACGGCGGCATCTACATCGGCTCCATCATGAAGGGCGGGGCTGTGGCTGCCGACGGCCGCATCGAGCCGGGGGACATGCTGCTGCAG gtgAATGACATCAACTTTGAGAGCATGAGCAACGACGACGCTGTGCGGGTGCTGCGGGAGATCGTGTCCCAGACGGG GCCCATCAGCCTCACGGTGGCCAAGTGCTGGGACCCGACCCCCCGGAGCTACTTCACCATCCCTCGGG CTGACCCAGTTCGGCCCATCGACCCTGCCGCCTGGCTGTCCCACACGGCGGCGCTGACCGGAGCCCTGCCCCGCTACGGTACGAGCCCCTGCTCCAGCGCCGTCACGCGCACCAGCTCCTCCTCACTAACCAGCTCTGTGCCCGGCGCTCCGC AACTGGAGGAGGCGCCGCTGACCGTGAAGAGTGACATGGGTGCCGTGGTGCGTGTCATGCAGCTGCCGGACTCAGGCCTGGAGATCAGGGACCGCATGTGGCTCAAGATCACCATCGCCAATGCTGTCATTG GGGCGGACGTGGTGGACTGGCTGTACACGCACGTGGAGGGCTTCAAGGAGCGGCGGGAGGCCCGCAAGTACGCCAGCAGCATGCTGAAGCGTGGCTTCCTGCGGCACACCGTGAACAAGATCACCTTCTCAGAGCAGTGCTACTACGTCTTCGGGGACCTGTGCAGCA ATCTCGCAGCCCTGAACCTCAACAGTGGTTCCAGTGGGGCCTCGGATCAGGACACGCTGGCCCCACTGCCCCATCCCGCTGCCCCCTGGCCCCTGAGTCAGGGCTACCCCTACCAGTACCCGGGCCCCCCGCCCTGCTTCCCGCCCGCGTACCAGGACCCTGGCTTCAGCTACGGCAGCGGCAGTGCTGGCAGTCAGCAGAGTGAAG GAAGCAAAAGCAGTGGGTCCACCCGGAGCGCCGGTGGCAGCAGCCGGCGGGCACTGGGCCTCGAAAAGGAGCACCGGGCGGCTGGAGCTGGAGGCAGTGGCAGTGAGTCGGACCACGCAGCACCGAGCGGGgtggctggcagcagctggagggaGCGTCCAGCTAGTCAGCTCAGCCGGGGCAGCAGCCCGCACAGCCAGGCCTCGGCTGCCGCCCCGGGGCTCCCCCCGCTGTACCCCCTGACAAAAGCATACTCAGCAGTGggggggccgcctggggggcCGCCCATCCGGGAGCTGGCTGCTGTTCCCCCAGAGCTGACGGGCAGCCGCCAGTCCTTCCAGAAGGCCATGGGAAACCCCTGTGAATTTTTTGTTGACATCATGTGA
- the DVL1 gene encoding segment polarity protein dishevelled homolog DVL-1 isoform X2 produces MAETKIIYHMDEEETPYLVKLPVAPERVTLADFKNVLSNRPVHAYKFFFKSMDQDFGVVKEEISDDNAKLPCFNGRVVSWLVLAEGAHSDAGSQSTDGHTDLPPPLERTGGIGDSRPPSFHPNVASSRDGMDNETGTESMVSHRRERARRRNREEAGRTNGHPRGDRRRDLGLPPDSASTVLSSELESSSFIDSDEDDNTSRLSSSTEQSTSSRLIRKHKRRRRKQRLRQADRASSFSSITDSTMSLNIITVTLNMERHHFLGISIVGQSNDRGDGGIYIGSIMKGGAVAADGRIEPGDMLLQVNDINFESMSNDDAVRVLREIVSQTGPISLTVAKCWDPTPRSYFTIPRADPVRPIDPAAWLSHTAALTGALPRYELEEAPLTVKSDMGAVVRVMQLPDSGLEIRDRMWLKITIANAVIGADVVDWLYTHVEGFKERREARKYASSMLKRGFLRHTVNKITFSEQCYYVFGDLCSSERGAAGQGVPGGPAQPALTHPPLPPDLAALNLNSGSSGASDQDTLAPLPHPAAPWPLSQGYPYQYPGPPPCFPPAYQDPGFSYGSGSAGSQQSEGSKSSGSTRSAGGSSRRALGLEKEHRAAGAGGSGSESDHAAPSGVAGSSWRERPASQLSRGSSPHSQASAAAPGLPPLYPLTKAYSAVGGPPGGPPIRELAAVPPELTGSRQSFQKAMGNPCEFFVDIM; encoded by the exons ATGGCGGAGACCAAGATCATCTATCACATGGATGAGGAGGAGACGCCGTACCTGGTCAAGCTGCCCGTGGCGCCCGAGCGCGTCACGCTGGCCGACTTCAAGAATGTGCTCAGCAACCGGCCCGTGCACGCTTACAAATTCTTCTTCAAGTCCATGGACCAGGACTTCGG GGTGGTGAAGGAGGAGATCTCTGACGATAATGCCAAGCTGCCCTGCTTCAACGGCCGCGTGGTCTCCTGG CTGGTCCTGGCTGAGGGCGCACACTCGGACGCAGGGTCTCAGAGCACCGACGGCCACACAGACCTGCCCCCGCCTCTCGAGAGGACAGGCGGCATTGGGGATTCCCGGCCCCCCTCTTTCCA CCCCAATGTAGCCAGCAGCCGTGATGGGATGGACAACGAGACCGGCACGGAGTCCATGGTCAGCCACCGGCGGGAGCGAGCCCGACGCCGGAACCGTGAAGAGG CTGGCCGGACCAATGGGCACCCAAGGGGGGACCGGCGGCGGGACCTGGGGCTGCCCCCTGACAGCGCGTCCACCGTGCTGAGCAGTGAACTTGAATCCAGCAGCTTCATCGACTCAGACGAGGATGACAACACAAGCCG acTGAGCAGCTCCACGGAGCAGAGCACCTCCTCCCGGCTCATTCGGAAACACAAGCGCCGGCGGCGGAAGCAGCGCCTGCGACAGGCAGACCGC GCCTCTTCCTTTAGCAGCATCACGGACTCTACCATGTCCCTGAACATCATCACCGTCACGCTCAACATGG AGAGGCACCACTTCCTGGGCATCAGCATCGTGGGGCAGAGCAATGACCGAGGAGACGGCGGCATCTACATCGGCTCCATCATGAAGGGCGGGGCTGTGGCTGCCGACGGCCGCATCGAGCCGGGGGACATGCTGCTGCAG gtgAATGACATCAACTTTGAGAGCATGAGCAACGACGACGCTGTGCGGGTGCTGCGGGAGATCGTGTCCCAGACGGG GCCCATCAGCCTCACGGTGGCCAAGTGCTGGGACCCGACCCCCCGGAGCTACTTCACCATCCCTCGGG CTGACCCAGTTCGGCCCATCGACCCTGCCGCCTGGCTGTCCCACACGGCGGCGCTGACCGGAGCCCTGCCCCGCTACG AACTGGAGGAGGCGCCGCTGACCGTGAAGAGTGACATGGGTGCCGTGGTGCGTGTCATGCAGCTGCCGGACTCAGGCCTGGAGATCAGGGACCGCATGTGGCTCAAGATCACCATCGCCAATGCTGTCATTG GGGCGGACGTGGTGGACTGGCTGTACACGCACGTGGAGGGCTTCAAGGAGCGGCGGGAGGCCCGCAAGTACGCCAGCAGCATGCTGAAGCGTGGCTTCCTGCGGCACACCGTGAACAAGATCACCTTCTCAGAGCAGTGCTACTACGTCTTCGGGGACCTGTGCAGCAGTGAGCGAGGGGCTGCGGGGCAGGGGGTCCCCGGAGGGCCTGCCCAGCCCGCCCtcacccaccctcccctcccgccAGATCTCGCAGCCCTGAACCTCAACAGTGGTTCCAGTGGGGCCTCGGATCAGGACACGCTGGCCCCACTGCCCCATCCCGCTGCCCCCTGGCCCCTGAGTCAGGGCTACCCCTACCAGTACCCGGGCCCCCCGCCCTGCTTCCCGCCCGCGTACCAGGACCCTGGCTTCAGCTACGGCAGCGGCAGTGCTGGCAGTCAGCAGAGTGAAG GAAGCAAAAGCAGTGGGTCCACCCGGAGCGCCGGTGGCAGCAGCCGGCGGGCACTGGGCCTCGAAAAGGAGCACCGGGCGGCTGGAGCTGGAGGCAGTGGCAGTGAGTCGGACCACGCAGCACCGAGCGGGgtggctggcagcagctggagggaGCGTCCAGCTAGTCAGCTCAGCCGGGGCAGCAGCCCGCACAGCCAGGCCTCGGCTGCCGCCCCGGGGCTCCCCCCGCTGTACCCCCTGACAAAAGCATACTCAGCAGTGggggggccgcctggggggcCGCCCATCCGGGAGCTGGCTGCTGTTCCCCCAGAGCTGACGGGCAGCCGCCAGTCCTTCCAGAAGGCCATGGGAAACCCCTGTGAATTTTTTGTTGACATCATGTGA